The following coding sequences lie in one Niabella agricola genomic window:
- a CDS encoding class II aldolase/adducin family protein, with amino-acid sequence MERLLNTKTMHPREQIALMMKRIYDRKLTTTSGGNLSICDEEGDIWITPAGVDKGVLDPSDIVCVKKDGTVIGKHPPSSECPFHRAIYKKRPDIRSVIHGHPPGIVAFSIVRKVPDTRVLPQVHALCGSIGYAPYAMPGTEALGENIADEFKAGVSVVIMENHGTVIGGADISDAYQKFELMEATAKSILYGSRIGTTHSLTEHVIERHLKQFDNNLPEEASAQRFSTVNREKRTALHKIITRACRQGLMLGAYGSMSVRWEGNDFIITPDHLSKWDLTPEDLVQIRNGKREKGKIPDKSVLLHKAIYEQYPEMNAIIITQPTYLTSFAITGARFNVRTIPETWIYLQDVQMNELGCLFSGEGEPRPVMSEDAPVMIIKNECVLVTGNKLLQAFDYLEVAEFSAKSLILSASLGAMVPIEDHEIEALGKVMSRWKNYEWKI; translated from the coding sequence ATGGAGCGCTTGCTGAATACAAAAACAATGCATCCCCGGGAGCAGATAGCCTTGATGATGAAACGCATTTATGACCGGAAGCTCACTACTACATCGGGAGGTAATTTATCCATTTGTGATGAAGAAGGCGATATCTGGATAACACCGGCCGGAGTTGATAAAGGCGTATTGGATCCATCGGATATTGTTTGTGTAAAAAAGGATGGTACCGTCATTGGTAAGCACCCTCCATCATCGGAGTGCCCGTTTCACCGGGCCATTTATAAAAAACGCCCGGATATCAGATCTGTGATACATGGGCATCCACCCGGTATTGTGGCATTCAGTATTGTACGTAAAGTACCCGATACCCGTGTACTGCCGCAGGTACACGCACTTTGCGGGTCGATTGGATACGCGCCCTATGCCATGCCCGGAACGGAAGCCCTGGGAGAAAATATTGCGGATGAATTTAAGGCCGGCGTTTCTGTGGTTATTATGGAAAATCATGGTACGGTCATTGGCGGAGCCGATATTTCCGATGCTTACCAGAAGTTTGAGTTGATGGAGGCTACTGCGAAATCGATCCTCTATGGAAGCAGGATCGGAACAACACATTCCCTGACCGAACATGTGATCGAAAGGCATTTAAAGCAGTTTGATAACAACCTGCCCGAGGAAGCGTCGGCGCAGCGCTTTTCAACGGTTAACCGGGAAAAACGGACCGCGCTGCATAAAATTATTACCCGCGCCTGCCGACAGGGCCTGATGTTAGGCGCATATGGGTCGATGTCGGTAAGATGGGAAGGCAATGATTTCATTATTACGCCGGATCATTTGTCTAAATGGGATCTCACTCCTGAGGATCTGGTGCAGATCCGGAATGGAAAAAGGGAAAAAGGAAAAATACCGGATAAGTCCGTGTTATTGCATAAAGCCATTTATGAGCAGTACCCGGAGATGAATGCCATTATTATTACACAGCCTACTTACCTGACTTCCTTTGCTATAACCGGCGCCCGTTTTAATGTGCGCACGATACCCGAAACCTGGATCTATCTTCAGGATGTACAAATGAACGAGCTTGGATGCCTGTTTTCCGGAGAAGGCGAACCGCGACCGGTGATGTCGGAAGATGCGCCGGTAATGATTATTAAAAACGAATGCGTGTTGGTTACCGGTAACAAACTCTTACAGGCTTTTGATTATCTTGAAGTGGCGGAATTCAGTGCAAAATCATTAATATTGTCTGCATCGCTGGGAGCAATGGTTCCTATCGAAGACCATGAGATTGAAGCACTGGGTAAGGTAATGAGCCGTTGGAAAAACTACGAATGGAAAATATAA
- a CDS encoding GntR family transcriptional regulator, producing the protein MKKQRLLDLIHVDPYSSTPKYLQIVNAVLKEIEKGTIKAGDSMPSINEFSIELDIARDTVERGYKQLRRLGIINAVPRRGYFIESTEFQRPLRVFLLFNKLSTPKKMVYDALVNELGDKAGIDFYIYNNDFQLFKRLLSGSKDHYTHYVIIPHFIEGGDHAYEIIDTIPKDKLILLDKLVPGVHGSYSSIYIDYQNDIYQALHEALEHLEKYHTIKLIFPDNSYYPKEIKKGFAHFCQDNAFSYRIIHNIENEPIKQGEVYINMIEEDLVTLIEKIQPTSLKIGAQVGIISYNETPFKRVILNGITTISSDFYAMGVLTAQAILSGSTERQKVPFKLIRRPSL; encoded by the coding sequence ATGAAAAAACAACGTTTGCTGGATTTGATCCATGTAGATCCCTATTCGAGCACGCCAAAATATCTTCAGATCGTTAACGCTGTTCTCAAAGAAATAGAAAAAGGAACCATAAAAGCGGGTGACTCCATGCCTTCCATCAATGAGTTCAGCATTGAGCTCGATATTGCCCGGGATACGGTAGAACGCGGCTATAAACAACTACGCCGGCTGGGCATCATCAATGCAGTTCCCAGAAGGGGTTATTTTATTGAAAGCACCGAATTTCAGCGGCCGCTACGGGTATTCCTGCTTTTTAACAAACTAAGCACCCCCAAAAAAATGGTGTATGATGCACTGGTAAATGAATTAGGAGACAAAGCGGGTATTGATTTTTATATTTACAATAACGATTTCCAATTATTCAAACGCCTTCTTTCGGGCAGTAAGGACCATTATACCCATTATGTGATCATTCCACATTTTATTGAGGGAGGTGACCATGCTTATGAGATTATTGATACCATTCCAAAAGATAAACTGATCCTGCTGGACAAGCTGGTACCGGGCGTACATGGCAGCTATAGCTCCATTTATATCGACTATCAAAACGATATTTACCAGGCGCTTCATGAAGCGCTTGAACATCTTGAAAAATACCACACCATCAAGCTGATCTTCCCGGACAACAGCTACTATCCGAAAGAAATAAAAAAAGGATTTGCACATTTTTGCCAGGACAATGCCTTCTCCTACCGGATCATTCACAATATTGAAAACGAACCCATCAAACAGGGCGAAGTGTACATTAATATGATCGAAGAAGACCTGGTTACGCTTATTGAAAAAATACAACCTACCTCCCTGAAAATTGGTGCCCAGGTTGGGATTATTTCCTATAACGAAACGCCGTTCAAGCGGGTAATCCTTAATGGCATTACAACGATCTCTTCTGATTTTTATGCGATGGGGGTATTAACAGCCCAGGCCATTCTTTCCGGATCTACAGAACGGCAAAAAGTTCCTTTTAAACTTATCCGCAGACCCTCTTTATAA
- a CDS encoding family 78 glycoside hydrolase catalytic domain, with translation MGLPGIYTGNHLAAQTLYPDGLRCEYMVNPLGIDIPQPALSWEFTASGRNRKQSAYELIVATDSLYRNPSWRSGKVYTSKSNAIVYKGRPLKSFTRYYWKLRVWDQDGKPAPWSQNTWFETAVLPGTAWNGQWIGDGNKAPDREEDFYKDRPAPVFRRQFQVQKEIKNARLYITGLGYYEAYLNGQKIGREMLAPGWTSFDKTVLYRTFDVTSLFKPGANAVGVMLGNGWYNPLPLRMWGSRNLRERITIGEPCFAAMMRIEYGDGSNEIICSDKSWEVVPGPVIRNNVYLGEHYDARKEIAKWQGNDGVWATTKPAVLVRGPLGKLTAQLQPGVEVTRIVKPVKITEIKPGLFIADMGQNFAGVLRVRLKAAAGTQIVLRYGEDIYKDGSLNGMTAVAGQVKNGNGGAGAPYVAWQEDRYTAAGNGVEVWNPRFTFHGFRYVEIKGWPGVPQLSDIEGLRMSAAVEDAGSFQCSNAMFNQLAENIRWTFLSNVFSVQSDCPAREKYGYGGDMFCSSDAFNFNFDMGNFYKKVLQDHEDDQRPLGGITETAPYVGIADASPGDQSGPLGFQLGFPYVIKQVYDFYGDDRVIRKHYAALSRQIRFLMDSAKGHLYDVELSDHESLDEKPVAFTASCFYLHHVKLMREFASILGKPADVKKYRQLAISIREAITKKFYNPQTGIFDNGTQSAQFFGLWNDLLPGGADKTRALEAMQNAVAKRGDHLSTGIFGTKMLFDVLRLHNRNDLAYTIADQRDFPGWGHMIEGGSTTLWETWKYSDNTYSQNHPMFGSVGEWFYRSLLGINAAAPGFQKIRIQPQPAGNLTYASGAYRSVAGRIQSSWKKEDGGYQLTVDIPANTSAEIWIPTVAGASVTESGKNIRMVKDLRVLSVKDGYTIVQVGSGRYQFVSR, from the coding sequence ATCGGACTGCCCGGAATCTATACGGGCAATCATCTTGCTGCTCAAACGCTGTATCCTGATGGGCTCAGATGTGAATATATGGTAAACCCGCTTGGAATTGATATTCCCCAACCGGCGTTAAGCTGGGAGTTTACCGCCAGCGGGAGAAACCGGAAACAGTCGGCCTATGAACTAATCGTGGCTACAGACAGCCTGTACAGGAACCCAAGCTGGCGTTCAGGCAAGGTATACACGTCGAAAAGCAATGCCATCGTTTACAAGGGCAGGCCTTTAAAGTCCTTTACCAGGTATTATTGGAAATTGCGGGTTTGGGATCAGGATGGAAAACCCGCTCCCTGGAGTCAGAACACCTGGTTCGAAACAGCGGTTTTGCCTGGTACGGCGTGGAACGGACAATGGATCGGAGATGGCAATAAAGCACCGGATAGAGAGGAAGACTTCTATAAAGACCGGCCAGCTCCCGTATTCCGAAGACAGTTCCAGGTGCAAAAAGAAATTAAAAATGCCCGGTTGTACATCACCGGCTTGGGATATTATGAGGCCTACTTGAATGGACAGAAGATTGGCAGGGAAATGCTGGCCCCCGGCTGGACGAGTTTTGATAAAACCGTATTGTACCGTACGTTCGACGTTACATCATTATTTAAACCGGGTGCGAATGCAGTCGGCGTTATGCTGGGTAACGGCTGGTACAATCCACTTCCTTTGCGTATGTGGGGCAGCCGTAATTTAAGAGAGCGGATAACCATAGGGGAACCATGTTTTGCCGCGATGATGCGGATCGAATACGGAGATGGTTCAAATGAAATCATTTGTTCTGATAAAAGCTGGGAAGTGGTACCGGGGCCGGTTATAAGAAACAATGTGTATTTAGGAGAACATTACGATGCCAGAAAAGAAATAGCGAAATGGCAGGGCAACGATGGCGTTTGGGCAACAACAAAACCGGCGGTCTTGGTGCGCGGACCGCTTGGCAAACTCACCGCACAACTACAACCAGGTGTTGAAGTAACCCGGATTGTAAAGCCGGTTAAAATTACGGAAATCAAACCGGGGTTGTTTATAGCAGATATGGGGCAAAATTTTGCGGGTGTTTTACGCGTAAGACTGAAGGCCGCTGCCGGTACCCAAATAGTCCTCAGGTATGGCGAAGATATCTATAAAGACGGCAGTCTGAATGGGATGACGGCTGTAGCGGGACAGGTGAAAAATGGTAATGGAGGAGCTGGTGCACCCTATGTGGCCTGGCAGGAAGATCGTTATACCGCCGCCGGTAATGGCGTGGAAGTTTGGAATCCCCGCTTTACATTTCACGGATTCCGCTATGTGGAAATAAAAGGATGGCCCGGCGTGCCCCAGCTTTCCGATATAGAGGGTTTGAGAATGAGTGCGGCTGTTGAGGACGCCGGGAGCTTTCAGTGTTCCAACGCCATGTTTAATCAGTTGGCCGAAAATATCCGGTGGACTTTCTTGAGTAATGTATTTAGTGTGCAATCTGATTGCCCTGCAAGGGAGAAATATGGCTACGGCGGAGATATGTTTTGTTCTTCGGATGCGTTTAATTTCAACTTCGATATGGGCAACTTTTACAAAAAAGTGCTGCAGGATCATGAAGACGATCAGCGGCCCCTTGGTGGTATTACCGAAACGGCGCCTTATGTCGGAATTGCAGATGCAAGTCCGGGTGATCAGTCAGGTCCGCTGGGCTTTCAATTGGGCTTCCCGTATGTAATTAAACAGGTATATGATTTTTATGGAGATGACCGGGTAATCCGGAAGCATTATGCGGCGCTTAGCCGCCAGATCCGGTTTTTAATGGACAGCGCAAAAGGGCATCTCTATGATGTTGAACTAAGCGATCATGAGTCTCTTGATGAAAAGCCGGTGGCCTTCACCGCATCCTGTTTTTACTTACACCATGTGAAGTTGATGCGTGAATTTGCAAGTATACTGGGTAAACCAGCAGATGTGAAGAAATACCGGCAGTTAGCCATTTCCATCCGGGAAGCCATCACTAAAAAGTTCTATAATCCGCAAACGGGTATTTTTGACAATGGCACCCAGTCTGCGCAGTTCTTTGGTTTATGGAATGACCTGTTGCCTGGAGGGGCAGACAAGACCAGGGCCCTGGAGGCGATGCAAAACGCCGTGGCAAAAAGAGGTGATCATCTGTCTACCGGGATCTTTGGTACGAAAATGCTTTTTGATGTGTTACGGTTGCACAACCGGAATGATCTGGCTTACACTATCGCAGATCAGCGCGATTTTCCGGGCTGGGGCCATATGATTGAAGGAGGGTCCACCACGCTTTGGGAAACCTGGAAATATTCAGATAACACATACTCTCAAAATCATCCCATGTTTGGTTCGGTGGGCGAATGGTTTTACCGCTCTTTATTAGGTATTAACGCTGCTGCACCAGGTTTTCAGAAGATCCGCATTCAACCTCAGCCGGCCGGAAACCTTACCTATGCCAGCGGTGCCTACCGTTCTGTAGCAGGGCGCATTCAAAGCAGCTGGAAGAAGGAAGACGGCGGTTACCAGCTGACCGTTGACATTCCTGCTAATACCAGCGCAGAAATATGGATTCCTACTGTTGCGGGTGCATCTGTTACGGAATCTGGCAAAAACATCCGGATGGTAAAAGACCTCCGGGTATTGTCCGTCAAAGATGGATATACCATTGTTCAGGTTGGGTCTGGCCGCTATCAGTTTGTTTCCCGTTAA
- a CDS encoding DUF4998 domain-containing protein, whose amino-acid sequence MKVNISLFIAAWSAIVITGCKKMDDTYKKYVVPEGVTYVERAKAVKTYSGLNRVKFTWKAPVDPTVSRARIYWNNFADSAEFRIPGNVDSVSYFLNIPEGMYSFIIKTFDDTGKQSVPVEVQGRSIGATFLSNMFNRPLSQSFVDNATGKLLLAWGGADTYNGSIGHELTYTDVTGVVKKLFVTPESAATTLADYKSGTDISYTTWYRADTTSVDTLKTNPALIPSKAIVYKLDKSKFKAVRLPGDAGEMASIFPTWRIENMWDGRTNADPGYHSPNIAKPAHVTFELGTSDYSLYSFRLWQRTDWGSTYSEGNPKTFVLWGSNNPPADGSWSTWTKIGDFASGTHNVTAGELFLIPPGAGAYRYIRIQVLSTWNPKPDQPIQLMEIELMGNYSTP is encoded by the coding sequence ATGAAAGTCAACATAAGCCTGTTTATTGCAGCATGGAGTGCAATCGTAATTACCGGCTGCAAGAAAATGGATGATACGTATAAGAAGTATGTGGTGCCCGAAGGCGTCACTTATGTAGAGCGCGCCAAAGCGGTAAAAACATATTCGGGTCTGAACCGGGTTAAGTTTACCTGGAAGGCACCGGTGGATCCCACGGTATCCAGGGCCCGCATCTACTGGAATAATTTTGCAGATTCAGCAGAGTTCAGGATACCGGGCAACGTGGATAGCGTTTCTTATTTTCTAAATATACCCGAGGGTATGTATTCCTTTATTATTAAAACCTTTGATGACACGGGTAAACAGTCCGTTCCTGTAGAAGTACAGGGACGTTCTATTGGTGCTACGTTTTTGTCCAATATGTTTAACCGCCCGCTGAGCCAAAGCTTTGTAGATAACGCAACCGGAAAACTTTTGCTGGCCTGGGGTGGCGCGGATACCTATAACGGAAGCATCGGTCATGAGCTTACCTATACGGATGTAACAGGTGTGGTCAAAAAACTATTTGTAACTCCTGAATCTGCTGCTACCACGCTTGCTGACTATAAATCGGGAACAGATATTTCCTACACGACCTGGTACCGGGCGGATACAACCTCTGTTGATACGCTAAAAACCAATCCTGCGCTGATTCCGTCAAAAGCTATTGTATATAAACTGGACAAATCAAAGTTCAAGGCAGTGCGGCTTCCTGGTGATGCCGGTGAAATGGCTTCCATTTTCCCTACCTGGCGCATTGAAAATATGTGGGATGGCAGAACCAATGCAGATCCGGGTTATCACTCACCCAATATTGCAAAGCCGGCACATGTTACATTTGAACTGGGTACATCCGACTATTCCCTTTACTCCTTCCGGTTATGGCAGCGTACGGACTGGGGATCTACCTATTCCGAGGGCAATCCCAAAACATTTGTGTTATGGGGCAGTAATAACCCGCCGGCAGATGGCAGCTGGAGTACCTGGACCAAGATCGGCGATTTTGCCTCGGGTACGCATAATGTTACGGCCGGAGAGCTGTTCCTTATTCCGCCTGGCGCAGGGGCATACCGGTATATAAGGATACAAGTGCTTTCTACTTGGAACCCCAAACCAGATCAACCCATACAGCTGATGGAAATAGAATTAATGGGTAACTATAGCACGCCCTGA
- a CDS encoding DUF4959 domain-containing protein gives MMERKYQVWFWAFLSLVVLSCNRKEGYINYTDAGLPAPAQVQDVRIIPVSGGAYIVYKIPKDPNLRYVKAVYETSPGSQWEVKSSYYTDTLKVEGFGGTGEYDVALYSVGKNEKASEPLVVKVKPLMPAIQSVYETLNIAGTFGGINVKLQNPERANLAVVILQDTLRNGNYSELTTYYTSADRVNFSVRGMDTTARKFAVLLRDRWNNKTTQKEAIIKPWFEKQIDKGSWKAMELPGDNYEYVENYPLRKIFDGGFGYCCLFATRSYQLPQTFTLDLGRPVAISRMRTWLHPEGAYQGSHPKNFEIWGSNSVDPDGDYVDLENKIYRSNWVKLGTFSSFKPSGEGPVTPEDRDYALNRGEEFEFEAGIPTVRYIRFKTLDTWGISSGQTQIVIQELTLWGQDGQ, from the coding sequence ATGATGGAACGAAAATATCAGGTATGGTTTTGGGCGTTTCTTTCGCTGGTGGTTCTGAGCTGTAACCGGAAGGAAGGTTATATCAACTATACAGATGCCGGCCTGCCTGCCCCGGCACAGGTGCAGGATGTAAGGATTATTCCCGTGAGCGGCGGCGCCTATATCGTATACAAAATACCGAAAGATCCCAATCTAAGGTATGTAAAAGCCGTATATGAAACTTCACCCGGTTCCCAATGGGAGGTGAAGTCTTCTTACTATACAGATACCCTCAAAGTAGAAGGTTTCGGCGGCACCGGGGAATACGATGTAGCCTTATACAGCGTTGGTAAAAATGAAAAAGCGTCCGAGCCTCTGGTCGTAAAGGTAAAGCCGCTGATGCCGGCTATTCAATCGGTGTATGAAACCCTGAATATTGCTGGAACTTTTGGCGGGATTAACGTAAAACTGCAAAATCCGGAACGTGCCAACCTGGCGGTTGTGATCCTGCAGGATACCCTTCGTAACGGGAACTACAGCGAGCTGACCACTTATTATACATCCGCGGATCGTGTTAATTTTTCCGTGAGGGGAATGGATACTACGGCGAGAAAATTTGCTGTATTGTTAAGAGACCGCTGGAATAATAAGACCACGCAAAAGGAAGCGATCATAAAGCCATGGTTTGAAAAGCAGATCGATAAGGGCTCCTGGAAGGCAATGGAACTGCCGGGGGATAACTATGAATATGTGGAAAATTATCCCTTGCGTAAAATATTTGACGGAGGCTTTGGCTACTGCTGTCTTTTTGCCACCCGGAGCTATCAATTGCCGCAAACCTTTACCCTGGATCTGGGCCGGCCGGTAGCGATCAGCCGTATGCGAACCTGGCTGCATCCCGAAGGCGCTTACCAGGGATCACATCCGAAAAATTTTGAGATATGGGGCTCCAACAGTGTGGATCCGGATGGAGATTATGTAGACCTTGAAAATAAGATCTACCGCAGCAATTGGGTGAAATTAGGCACATTCAGTTCCTTTAAACCATCGGGTGAGGGACCGGTTACACCGGAAGACAGGGATTATGCCTTAAACAGGGGAGAAGAGTTTGAGTTTGAAGCCGGAATCCCAACCGTAAGGTATATCCGGTTTAAAACCTTAGATACCTGGGGTATTTCCAGCGGTCAAACGCAGATCGTTATACAGGAATTGACCCTCTGGGGCCAGGATGGACAATAA
- a CDS encoding RagB/SusD family nutrient uptake outer membrane protein → MKKIAVSVFIGVLCCFSSCKKYLDIVPDNVATLDNAFSMRGEAEKYLFTCYSYMPKDAEPNGGPALFGGDEIWELPDINETSIYRRLAEGDQNVISPIGGDYWTNMYRAIRDCNIFLEHIGRVPDMEPREKRQWIAEVKVLKAFYHFLLLRMYGPIPVVRTNLPVSAGVNEVKVLREPVDSCFNYMVQLLDEAKEDLPKVIVDPQYYGKITQPVAYSLKAKLLTFAASPLFNGNAEEASLKNPDGTQLFSPAYAEAKWQRAADACREAIAICEAAGITLYKHPNVKAAFLISDTTQTELSLRMAFSEKWNSEIIWANTQSWIDRMQVLASPDWDPSPQARVWMDNRYNAPLKIAEQFYTSNGLPINEDKTWPYADRYTTRQATAAHRLYLRSGFTTAALNFNREPRFYANLGFDGGIWYGQGKFNDKKESDLYWLRFKLGDPIGKTSAFNGPVTGYPIKKWIHPDNVRSPSSYTTIRYPWPLMRLADLYLLFSECLNEVKGPDAEVFLYLDKVRERAGIPGVLKAWSDFSTNPAKVTTKNGVREIIQRERLNELAFEQQRFWDLRRWKLALTEMNKTITGWNVYGSTTESYYRPTNIFQQRFGVKDYFWPISENNLNVNTNLVQNIGW, encoded by the coding sequence ATGAAAAAAATTGCCGTTAGCGTTTTTATAGGAGTTCTATGCTGTTTTTCTTCCTGTAAGAAATACCTCGACATTGTTCCTGATAATGTGGCAACACTTGATAATGCCTTTTCGATGCGCGGTGAGGCAGAAAAGTATTTATTTACCTGCTACTCCTATATGCCCAAGGATGCTGAGCCCAATGGTGGTCCCGCCTTATTTGGGGGGGACGAAATATGGGAGCTTCCGGATATTAACGAAACCAGTATATACCGGCGCCTGGCAGAAGGCGACCAGAATGTAATCAGCCCTATTGGCGGCGATTACTGGACAAACATGTATCGTGCCATCCGTGACTGCAATATTTTCCTGGAGCATATTGGCCGGGTGCCGGACATGGAACCCCGTGAAAAACGGCAATGGATTGCGGAGGTAAAAGTACTCAAGGCTTTTTACCATTTCCTGCTGCTGCGCATGTACGGCCCTATACCGGTTGTGAGAACGAACCTGCCGGTTTCGGCAGGCGTTAACGAAGTAAAAGTGCTTCGTGAACCGGTAGACTCTTGCTTCAATTATATGGTACAACTATTGGATGAAGCCAAAGAGGATCTGCCCAAGGTTATAGTAGATCCGCAGTATTACGGAAAGATAACACAGCCTGTTGCGTATAGCCTCAAGGCAAAACTGCTCACCTTTGCAGCCAGTCCGCTCTTTAACGGCAATGCTGAGGAGGCCAGTTTGAAAAACCCGGACGGAACCCAGCTGTTTAGCCCGGCTTATGCTGAGGCCAAATGGCAGCGAGCCGCTGATGCATGCCGGGAGGCGATTGCTATATGCGAAGCCGCAGGCATTACGCTGTATAAGCATCCCAATGTAAAGGCCGCATTCTTGATCAGCGATACAACGCAAACAGAACTGAGTCTGCGGATGGCTTTTTCAGAAAAATGGAACTCAGAAATCATCTGGGCCAATACCCAAAGCTGGATCGACCGGATGCAGGTCCTGGCGTCACCGGATTGGGATCCCAGTCCGCAAGCCCGGGTATGGATGGATAACCGGTACAACGCACCGTTGAAAATAGCAGAACAGTTTTATACCAGTAACGGTTTACCCATCAATGAAGATAAAACATGGCCATATGCAGACCGTTACACCACCCGGCAGGCTACGGCCGCACACCGCCTGTATTTGAGAAGCGGCTTTACGACGGCTGCGCTCAATTTTAACCGTGAGCCAAGGTTTTATGCTAACCTGGGCTTCGATGGTGGCATCTGGTATGGGCAGGGGAAATTTAACGATAAAAAGGAGAGCGATCTTTATTGGCTGCGGTTCAAGTTGGGCGATCCGATCGGGAAAACATCTGCCTTCAATGGCCCGGTTACCGGTTACCCGATTAAAAAATGGATACACCCCGATAATGTGCGAAGCCCTTCCAGTTATACAACCATCCGTTATCCATGGCCGCTGATGCGCCTTGCCGATCTGTATCTTTTGTTTAGTGAATGCCTTAATGAAGTAAAAGGCCCGGACGCGGAAGTGTTCCTGTATCTGGATAAAGTTAGGGAGCGGGCCGGTATTCCCGGGGTACTTAAGGCCTGGTCCGATTTCTCAACCAACCCCGCAAAAGTAACCACCAAGAACGGTGTACGGGAAATTATCCAGCGCGAACGGCTGAATGAGCTGGCGTTTGAGCAACAGCGTTTCTGGGACCTGCGCCGCTGGAAGCTGGCGCTTACAGAAATGAATAAAACCATTACCGGATGGAACGTTTATGGCTCCACGACTGAATCGTATTACCGGCCCACCAATATTTTTCAGCAGCGCTTTGGTGTAAAGGATTATTTCTGGCCTATATCGGAAAACAATCTGAATGTAAATACCAATCTGGTGCAAAATATCGGCTGGTAA